The Daucus carota subsp. sativus chromosome 2, DH1 v3.0, whole genome shotgun sequence genome includes a window with the following:
- the LOC108208221 gene encoding telomere repeat-binding factor 4, producing the protein MKKYLVIIWGSYAACINRKRYAENEDEKEEMKMGIQKHKWSKEEEEALKAGVEKHGPGKWKTILTDPDFALALSNRSNIDLKDKWRNLGIASIPQAPKEDDLVLTITCGSLPTTQNADNALALVPVNGATATNTPRTSQDGGIIINRSMVFDAISSIKDSNGADFNAIASFIEQRHKVPYNFRRYLSSMVRRLTLQGRLEKVEQCYKIKNSGSSSKIPTPKARDVNPGTCKNFDVSNPDTPEAAARIAAFWLVEADNQACLTAQAVEEAERISTMAEESEIMFEAVKEFCKQYNL; encoded by the exons atgaaaaaatatttggTAATAATCTGGGGGAGCTACGCTGCGTGTATAAATAGAAAAAGATACGcagaaaatgaagatgaaaaaGAGGAAATGAAGATGGGGATACAGAAACACAAGTGGAgcaaagaggaagaagaagcaCTCAAAGCAGGCGTCGAGAAACACGGCCCTGGCAAGTGGAAGACTATTCTCACTGACCCTGATTTCGCTCTTGCTCTCTCCAACCGCTCCAACATTGATCTCAAG GATAAATGGCGTAACTTGGGTATTGCGAGCATTCCACAAGCTCCGAAAGAGGACGATCTTGTCTTAACCATTACATGTGGTTCACTTCCTACTACCCAAAATGCTGATAATGCTCTTGCTCTTGTACCTGTCAATGGTGCCACAGCCACTAATACTCCTAGAACTTCACAGGATGGTGGAATCATAATAAATAGGAG CATGGTTTTTGATGCAATATCCTCGATTAAAGATTCAAACGGGGCTGATTTTAATGCTATCGCCAGCTTTATTGAG CAAAGACACAAGGTGCCCTATAATTTTAGAAGATATCTGAGTTCAATGGTTAGAAGACTTACTCTGCAGGGAAGGCTTGAAAAG GTTGAGCAATGTTACAAGATCAAAAATTCAGGTTCAAGTTCGAAAATACCTACACCAAAAGCAAGGGATGTTAATCCAGGGACttgtaaaaattttgatgtatcAAACCCTGACACACCGGAAGCAGCTGCAAGAATTGCTGCCTTCTGGCTTGTTGAAGCGGACAACCAGGCATGTCTGACAGCTCAAGCAGTAGAAGAGGCTGAAAGAATCTCAACTATGGCCGAAGAATCCGAGATTATGTTCGAGGCAGTGAAGGAGTTCTGCAAGCAATATAATCTTTAA